The following coding sequences lie in one Hyalangium ruber genomic window:
- a CDS encoding COG3014 family protein, whose translation MLVLLGALLLQGCAADYVARTYGVRQAYEAEDYPRALEELGDLEKQGSRQDALLVLLDKGMVLHAAGRWQESLRVLAEADRLSQELDAVSISEEAGALLSNERQRAYRGEDFEKLMISVLQALNYAELGQDDEALVEVRRVNERLEKMVVDEKKPYEQLAIARYLGGILYEDQREWDSAFIDYAKALELQPGLGPLSEPLLRLAKKTGRDQVYEELRRRFPDVPHEPLGPNEGQLVVVIEAGLSPEKVSHSRHYRPDATELIEVPSYRDRGYPPRAQVRVGERTEGAVMVTSLAQVAKIHLDDRVGRMLARQLASAVVKAGVAAGAGAITKSEEVAYLTFLLLNVANAPDLRSWLALPAEFQLARFRLPAGQHTVQVEYGGQPLAREVEVKPGRVKVVVLRRYR comes from the coding sequence CAGGCCTACGAGGCGGAGGACTACCCGCGCGCGCTGGAGGAGCTGGGGGACCTGGAGAAGCAGGGAAGCCGGCAGGACGCGCTGCTCGTGCTGCTGGACAAGGGCATGGTGCTGCACGCCGCGGGGCGCTGGCAGGAGAGCCTCCGGGTACTGGCGGAGGCGGACCGGCTCTCGCAGGAGCTGGACGCCGTCTCCATCAGCGAGGAGGCCGGGGCGCTGCTGAGCAACGAGCGGCAGCGGGCCTACCGGGGTGAGGACTTCGAGAAGCTGATGATCTCGGTGCTCCAGGCGCTCAACTACGCGGAGCTGGGGCAGGATGATGAGGCGCTCGTCGAGGTCCGCCGCGTCAACGAGCGGCTGGAGAAGATGGTCGTCGACGAGAAGAAGCCGTACGAGCAGCTCGCCATCGCGCGCTACCTGGGCGGCATCCTCTACGAAGACCAGCGCGAGTGGGACTCGGCCTTCATCGACTACGCGAAGGCGCTCGAGCTGCAGCCCGGGCTGGGGCCGCTGTCCGAGCCGCTGCTGCGCCTGGCGAAGAAGACGGGGCGGGACCAGGTCTACGAGGAGCTGAGGCGGCGCTTTCCGGACGTGCCCCACGAGCCACTGGGCCCCAACGAGGGGCAGCTGGTGGTGGTCATCGAGGCAGGGCTCTCGCCGGAGAAGGTGTCCCACTCCCGCCACTACCGGCCCGATGCCACGGAGCTCATCGAGGTGCCCTCGTACCGGGACCGGGGCTATCCCCCCCGAGCCCAGGTCCGCGTGGGCGAGCGCACCGAGGGCGCGGTGATGGTGACGTCGCTGGCGCAGGTGGCGAAGATCCATCTGGACGACCGGGTAGGCCGGATGTTGGCCAGGCAGCTCGCCAGCGCGGTGGTGAAGGCGGGAGTGGCCGCCGGGGCGGGCGCCATCACCAAGAGCGAAGAGGTGGCCTACCTGACGTTCCTGCTGCTCAACGTGGCGAACGCGCCGGACCTGCGCTCGTGGCTGGCGCTGCCGGCCGAGTTCCAGCTGGCGCGCTTCCGGCTGCCGGCGGGGCAGCACACCGTGCAGGTGGAGTATGGGGGCCAACCCCTCGCGCGAGAGGTGGAAGTGAAGCCGGGGCGCGTGAAGGTCGTCGTGTTGCGGCGCTATCGGTGA
- a CDS encoding ZIP family metal transporter, translating into MSSVVAEVAIFSCIIILGAIAGAVVVVFTRKPTRLVTFLAFAAGVMLGAAFFHMLPEAYHDGGYRSFTLVPAGFVFLLVLERYFLSHTCEEPLDCTEHANHGLGLTAFLGLAVHTLFDGIALGSAVKEGVGMMAFIAVASHKVPSSLSLASILKAEGKRTQVILSYAVFYGLMVPVGAALYFGFDAVLSFEKFSPWALAFSAGTFLYIAVSDLLPHVNRHGKERQGRNLLALGVGLFVMLALARVTEH; encoded by the coding sequence ATGTCGTCGGTCGTGGCCGAGGTGGCCATCTTTTCCTGCATCATCATCCTGGGCGCCATCGCTGGCGCCGTGGTGGTGGTGTTCACCCGGAAGCCCACGCGGCTGGTGACGTTCCTGGCCTTCGCCGCGGGAGTGATGCTGGGCGCGGCCTTCTTCCACATGCTGCCGGAGGCGTACCACGACGGGGGCTACCGCTCCTTCACGCTGGTGCCGGCGGGCTTCGTGTTCCTCCTGGTGCTGGAGCGCTACTTCCTCTCGCACACCTGTGAGGAGCCGCTGGACTGCACCGAGCACGCGAACCATGGGCTGGGGCTCACGGCGTTCCTCGGGCTGGCGGTGCATACGCTCTTCGACGGGATTGCCCTGGGCTCGGCGGTGAAGGAGGGCGTGGGGATGATGGCCTTCATCGCCGTTGCCTCGCACAAGGTGCCTTCGTCGCTGTCGCTCGCCTCCATCCTCAAGGCGGAGGGCAAGCGCACGCAGGTCATCCTGTCCTACGCGGTCTTCTACGGCCTCATGGTGCCGGTGGGCGCGGCGCTCTACTTCGGCTTCGACGCGGTGCTGAGCTTCGAGAAGTTCTCGCCGTGGGCGCTCGCGTTCTCCGCGGGGACCTTCCTCTACATCGCGGTGTCGGACCTGCTGCCGCACGTCAACCGCCACGGCAAGGAGCGGCAGGGACGCAACCTGCTGGCACTGGGGGTGGGGTTGTTTGTGATGCTGGCGCTGGCGCGGGTGACGGAGCACTGA